The Salegentibacter sp. Hel_I_6 region CATTTGCTCATCGTCTATACGATAGCAATTACGGCGACGTTTAGGCGGAACAATAGGCTTAAAATGTGAATTTCCATAGCCTTCATCACTGGTAAGGTTTATAAAGCGACATTCTTCAATCCCTTTTGGTAAACGGTCTATCACATACAGCAATCCGCTTAATTCGGCTTTATCATCAGCGATAGAGCCATATATTTCTGGGCGCAGAATAAGTAAAGCCTCTCTTAGAGTTTCTCCAGAAACTCCCATAGGTTTATAAAATCCACGATTAAAAAGGTGGCGCATGGTAATATACATGCGTTCTATGGCGTGTGTACTTTCCTGAGCACGAGTGCGACCCAGCAATTTTAAGTTTATCATTTTTTGTTATGCTTTTATAATTTTCTCCAGAACTTCGGCAATTTTACGATCGTTGGAAAGTCGTGGCAGTTTATTTTGCCCGCCCAGTTTTCCAATAGACTTCATATACTGCTGAAAACCGTTTTCCGGAACTCTTGATATTTTTAATGGCTGAAGAATTTTTCCTTCAATAAGATCAAAATAGTAAGAATTTTGTTGCTGAAGACTTTTATCTAAAATCTTACTGAATTTAGCTAGATCTTCAGGCTCTTTTTCAAACTCTATAAACCATTCATGATAAGGTAATTCTTCATTCTCGGGGGTAATTTGTGGAGCTACGGTAAACTCGCTTATTTGCGCTTTTGTTGCTGAAGTTGCTTCCTGAATGGCTTCTTCTACCTCCTTGGCAATAACGTGTTCCCCGAAAGCCGAAATAAAATGTTTAATCCTACCTGAAACAATAACCCGATAAGGTTTTGTGCTGGTAAATTGAACCGTATCACCAATATTGTAAGCCCAAAGCCCCGCGTTGGAAGAAACCAGCATTACATAATTAACATCGGTTTCAACCTCGCCAATTGTAAGTCGTTTTGGGGTTTCTTCAAAGAATTCATCGGCTTTTATAAACTCGTAGAACATGCCTGAATCAAGTTGCAGTAACATTCCTTTTTCGGTTTGTTTATCCTGAAAAGCAAAAAACCCTTCTGATGCAGGATATAATTCTATGCTATCTACTTTTCTACCGATCAGGTTTTCAAATTTAGAACGGTAAGGTTCATAATTAACACCACCGTAAATAAACAAGTCAAAATTTGGGAACAGCTCCCCGACTTTCTTACCGGTTTTTTGTTGAAGTCGCTCAAAATACATTTGCACCCAGGATGGAATACCGCTAATTACGCTCATATTCTCATTTCGGGTTTCTTCAACAATGGCATCAACTTTTGTTTCCCAATCATCAATAGAATTGGTTTCCCAGCTGGGCATCCTGTTTTTTTGAAGATAGGAAGGCACGTAATGCGCTACAATTCCAGATAGTCTACCGAGTTTTACGCCATTTTTCTCTTCCATCTCTGGACTTCCCTGTAGAAAGATCATTTTTCCATCTACAAATTTAGCCTTGCCGGTTTCGGCGATATAACATAAAATAGCATTTCTGGCAGCATTAATATGGGAAGGCATAGAATCTTTGGTAAGCGGGATATATTTTGCACCGCTAGTGGTACCAGAGGTTTTTGCGTAGTATAAAGGTTTTCCCGGCCAAAGGATGTCGGGTTCGCCAGCCACCATCTTATCTACATAAAAACGCAATTCTTCATAATCCCGAACCGGCACTTTTTCAGCAAAATCAGTATAATTAGTTATGGTTTTAAAGTCGTGATCTTTTCCAAACTTGGTGTCTTTTGCTTTTTCTATAAGCTCTTTAAACACTTTTTGCTGGGTCTCTTCAGGTTTTGAAGCCCAATTATCTATTTTTTTGCGAATATTTTTAGCAAAAATCTTTGCTCCAAACGACTTTAAAGACATAGGTTTTTTGAAATTAAATGGTATACTTCTACTTCAGCATTACCTTTTGCGCTGCAAAGATCGTGATTTATTAATCAAAATCAATATAATCTGTAGGGTCTACGGGAACAGCTTCATTCCAAAGCTCAAAATGCAAATGCGGTCCCGTGGTATATTCTCCGGTAGAACCAGCAGTGGCAATTACCTCTCCCCTTCTTACATTTTCGCCCTGTTCTTTAGATAAAGAGGCGTTATGCTTATAAACCGATAAAAGACCGTATTCGTGTTTAATTATAATCACATAACCTGTTTCTGTAGTCCATTCTGAAAAGATCACACGGCCATCGGCAACAGATTTTACCGGGGTGTTCTTAGCTACCACAATATCTATCGCAAAATGTTTCTCTTTTGCGTCATAGCCTTCAGAAATTGATCCCTTTACGGGCGGGAATAAAGAAAAATCTATATTATCTGTTGCCGATGGCAAAACATTGTATTTATCTTCCTGGGCAACCTCTTCCCTTAGAAGTGAATCGGCCCGGGAAGGTTCTATTGGTTCGATTTCCTGGCCCATAATAGGATTCTCGATAAGAGAGTCTCTATTTAAACTGGCGGTATCTGCTTTACCGGTTAGTACGTTTTTTATAGAGCCTAAATATTGATTATTTAGTTTTAAAACCTGTTGCAGGGAATCTGATTTATAGGCTAATTGGGAAGCCTGCCTTTTCAATTGCGTAGACGAATAACCGGGAATATATTCTTTAAGCGGAGTAAAAGCTATAATAAAGGTAGTTGCAGCAATTAAGATAATAGCACTTAGCGTTATGGTAACAAAAACATTGAGACGCGTTAATTTAAAAGAAAGTTTCTCCTCAAAAGTTTCTTCATTTAAAACCACCATCCGGTATTTATGAAGTAACTTTTTGGTAAACTTTTTTCTTTCTTTATTATTTTTAGCCATAATCCGTTTACAAAGATAATTTAAAATTTAAGCTCGCAAATGTAGTTATCAAACCCGATACCAATCTAAATATATACAGCCCGCATATTTCTGATTTCAGTAATAATCGGAATTCAGAAATAAATCTTGCTGAAAGTATAACTTAAATTTAGGCTATATTAACGTTGTAATTGCTTTATTCTTGTTAAGTTTGTAATATTAAAATCATACGTTATGAATGCATTTATTTTACCATTAGCCATTGGTGCTCCACAAATTATCTTAATTGTTGTGGTAATATTGCTATTGTTTGGAGGTCGAAAAATTCCTGAATTGATGAGAGGTTTAGGTAGTGGAATTAAAGAATTTAAAGACGCTTCCAAGGACGATGAAAATGGCGAAAAGACAGTACCTTCTGATGATAAGAAGTTTTCTGAAGAAAAGAAATAGACAAATAACTACCTTATAGAAAACCCCAAACTCAGAAAGTTTGGGGTTTTTTAATGTATTTTAAAATGAAGTTATCTAATCTTAGCAGACTGCAGGATAGCATCTATTTCAAACATATTATCTCTTTTCCCTCTAGATGGAGAGAAAACAAATCCTTCTATTACTAAATAGCGATTATTGGCTTCATCTTTAATGGCGTAGTTTAAGAAAGGGCCGGCCATAAATGCACCTTTTACTTCCCAGGTTCCACGGGTTTCGTAAGCAAATTTTCCATCAATTTCAGTTTCAAAAAGATAAGGAGCGTAGGCTTCTTCAGTAATCATATGGGTACCTTCCTCTGGCTTTGGTCCTGGTATATGAACTTTTCCAATAGAATCGCGCATCTTAATTATATTGCCAATAGTATTAGTGTCTGCTTCAATTTGGCTAAATGGAACTTCATAAATAAGGATTTCCATATTTCCTTTTTGAATTTCCTTTCTTATCCATACAAAATTCTCTTCTTCTACAGCATACCTATAGGCGGAAGGAAACTTTAGAGATAGCCCAAATTTTTCCTCCAATTTATCATCATCTTTCAGGGATTTCCGCATTCTACGCTGCTTTTCTTTTAACTCGGTTTGCTTAAAAGCTGAAACTAACTTTTCTGAACTTTCATTGATAACGTGAATAAGTTCTTCTTCGTTTTCTCCAGAAATTATTACCCCGGTTTGCGGCCTTGCGTAAAGGTCTTTAATAATCCTTGCTTCTTTTTCTTTACCTTTCTGAACCGAGATAAAAGAACGATTTCTACGCACAAATCCGCTAAAGGTTTCTGGTGGCACCTGACTTAATGAAAACATGGGTTCTTCCTGGGGAAGTCCTTCTACCGTTGCGGCAAAATTATCTCTTATTGCTTCGCCAACTGGACCGTTCCAAAGCTCATTTTCAATAATTAGCGTAATTTGATTAATGTTTCCTGAAGAGTCTGAAAGGATTCGTTTTTCTTTTTCACCACCATTTTCATTACAGGAGATGAGAAGAACTAAACTGAAAAGAAGAAAGAATGTTTTTTTCATTTTTATTAGTTTGGTTTGAAATGATTAACCCTTGGAAAGTTTAAGTTCCATACCGGGTTTTAGGCTGCTAGTACCCATATCATTCCACACCCTCAAATTCTGTACCGTAATCCCCGGAAACTTCCGTGAGATACTCCAAAGCGAATCTCCTTTCTTTACTGTATAAGTTCTTGCGTTGTTTTTATCGCTGGCATTTGCCGCCGCATCATTAGTAGTTAGATTGGGTTTTCTAGGATAAATGGTAAGGTATTGACCAATTCTTAGGTTATTTCCTCTTAAATTATTCCAACGTTTTATACTACTCACTCCAACGCCATGGCGTTCGGCAATTCTTCCTAAATAGTCTCCGCTTTTTACCCGGTATCTAATTTTTTCCTCGGCTTTTACAAACTCTGGAAAAGCTTTTTCTTTGGTTTGAATATCCTTTTCAGCAAAATTATATATAGCGGCTTCGTTACTAACAAAAGCGCCGCTAACACTGGCAGGAAGCCTTATCATATAATTTTCATCCTCTACAAACGGGATAACATCTAATTTATAGCTGGGATTTAAAAACTGTAGCATCTCATTCTCTACGCCGGTGACTTTAGAAATTTGATCAAAAGTGATTAGCTGTTTAACTTTAATGGTATCGGTTTCAAAAAAAGCTATTTCAGGTCCCTGAGGCTGGAATTTATGCTCATCGGCATATTCAAAAAGGTATAATGTAGCTAGAAAAGCCGGTACATAACCTGCAGTTTCTCTTGGTAAAAATCTTCTTAACTCCCAGTAATTATTAGAACCACCACTGCGCCTTATTGCTTTAGAAACATTTCCGGGGCCGGAATTATAAGACGCCAGAGCTAAATCCCAATCACCAAAAGTACGGTAGAGATTAGACAGGTACTTTGCAGCAGCTTCAGTAGCCATTTGAGGATCCATACGCTCATCTACATAGCTACTAACATCAAGCCCGTGTTCTTTTCCTGTCCTGTACATAAATTGCCAAAGACCGGTAGCGCCAACCCAGGATTTTGCTCGCGGATTTAGAGCTGATTCTACTATGGCCAGGTATTTAATCTCCAATGGAATATCATACCGATCAAGCTGTTGCTCAAACATTGGGAAATAGTATTCACTAAGCGCCATAAGACGCTCCATGGCTTTCTTATTGCGTTTTAAATAGGAATTGATAACACTTTCCAGTACAGGATGATATTCAACATTAAAAGGCGTGCGAGCGTTTAATTTTGCCAATCTGGCCTTTAAGGTATCGGTTGGAAGCTCTTTATAAACTTCGTCTTCATATTCCTGCTCCCTTATGCTTTTATACATTGTATCAAAAAGGTCTGAATTGGTGAGCTGCGCCCTCCATACAGAATCAATTTCGGCTGCACGCGGGAGATCTTCCAGCGATACTGTTGAAGAATCTCTTATCACAGCCGAAATTGGTAATTTGTCCTTAAACTCTGGATCTGGATTAGCAAGAATAATTTCACTACTATCTACCTTTTGGAAGATCTGGACTCTAAAATTGGCCTTTTCTACCTGCTTCCCCTCCTTTTCTTCCTGCGCCTGTAGCCCAATCCCTAAAAGGAATATAAATGATAAAATTATCTGCTTAACCATGATTTTCAAGATTTAAGAAAGAACGTAAAATCGTAGATTTTAGTACTTATTACTTACCTATAGCTGCAATACCGGGAAGAGATTTTCCCTCTAACATTTCTAACATGGCGCCACCACCGGTAGAAACATAGCTCACTTTATCTTCAAAACCGAATTGTTTAACCGCAGCAACAGAATCCCCTCCTCCTACTAAAGAGAAAGCACCATTTTTGGTCGCTTCGGCGATGGAATTCCCTAAAGCAATAGTTCCTTTTGAAAATTTTTCCATTTCAAAAACTCCAAGTGGTCCATTCCAAAGAATAATTTTAGATTTTTGAATGACCGCATCAAAATTCCTAATACTTTCTGGTCCTGCATCAAGACCCATCCACCCATCAGGAATTTCGGTAATCTTGCTAACATCAGTTGTAGCTTGTTCAGAGAAACTATCGGCAATTATAGAATCTACTGGAAGGTGAACCTCTACATTTTTGGCTTCAGCTTTTTTAAGAATTTGTAAAGCTAATTCCTGCTTATCTTCTTCTACCAGCGAATTTCCTATTTTTCCTCCTTTGGCGAGAATAAAGGTATAAGCCATTCCCCCGCCAATAATAAGGTGATCAACTTTATCTAAAATATTCTCTATTACAGTAATTTTAGAAGAAACTTTAGCACCTCCTAAAACTGCAGTTACAGGTTTTTCCTTACTGTGAAGTACCTTATCAAGGTTTTTGATTTCTTTTTCCAATAAATATCCGAAGCATTTGTCATCAAAATATTTGGCTACAATTGTGGTTGATGCATGAGCACGGTGTGCAGTACCAAAAGCATCATTCACATAAATATCTCCAAACTCTGCCAGTTGTTTTGCAAAGCCTTCATCCCCTGATTTTTCTTCTTTATGGTATCTAAGGTTTTCCAACAATAGTATTTCGCCGGGCTTTAGATTATCGGCAGCTGCTTTAGCTTCCTCTCCCACGCAATCGTTCACAAATTTTGGTTCTACTCCAATAACTTCAGAAACCTTCGTAACTATATTTTTTAGAGAAAATTTTTCTTCACGGCCTTCAGGTCTTCCCAGGTGAGACATTAAAACTACACTCCCGCCATCTTCCAAAATCTTAAGAATAGTTGGTTTTGCCGCTTCAATTCTATTGGCATCAGTTACATTTAAATCTTTATCTAACGGTACATTAAAATCTACTCTAATTAATGCCT contains the following coding sequences:
- a CDS encoding GH3 auxin-responsive promoter family protein, with the translated sequence MSLKSFGAKIFAKNIRKKIDNWASKPEETQQKVFKELIEKAKDTKFGKDHDFKTITNYTDFAEKVPVRDYEELRFYVDKMVAGEPDILWPGKPLYYAKTSGTTSGAKYIPLTKDSMPSHINAARNAILCYIAETGKAKFVDGKMIFLQGSPEMEEKNGVKLGRLSGIVAHYVPSYLQKNRMPSWETNSIDDWETKVDAIVEETRNENMSVISGIPSWVQMYFERLQQKTGKKVGELFPNFDLFIYGGVNYEPYRSKFENLIGRKVDSIELYPASEGFFAFQDKQTEKGMLLQLDSGMFYEFIKADEFFEETPKRLTIGEVETDVNYVMLVSSNAGLWAYNIGDTVQFTSTKPYRVIVSGRIKHFISAFGEHVIAKEVEEAIQEATSATKAQISEFTVAPQITPENEELPYHEWFIEFEKEPEDLAKFSKILDKSLQQQNSYYFDLIEGKILQPLKISRVPENGFQQYMKSIGKLGGQNKLPRLSNDRKIAEVLEKIIKA
- a CDS encoding M23 family metallopeptidase, which codes for MAKNNKERKKFTKKLLHKYRMVVLNEETFEEKLSFKLTRLNVFVTITLSAIILIAATTFIIAFTPLKEYIPGYSSTQLKRQASQLAYKSDSLQQVLKLNNQYLGSIKNVLTGKADTASLNRDSLIENPIMGQEIEPIEPSRADSLLREEVAQEDKYNVLPSATDNIDFSLFPPVKGSISEGYDAKEKHFAIDIVVAKNTPVKSVADGRVIFSEWTTETGYVIIIKHEYGLLSVYKHNASLSKEQGENVRRGEVIATAGSTGEYTTGPHLHFELWNEAVPVDPTDYIDFD
- a CDS encoding twin-arginine translocase TatA/TatE family subunit, with the protein product MNAFILPLAIGAPQIILIVVVILLLFGGRKIPELMRGLGSGIKEFKDASKDDENGEKTVPSDDKKFSEEKK
- a CDS encoding DUF4837 family protein produces the protein MKKTFFLLFSLVLLISCNENGGEKEKRILSDSSGNINQITLIIENELWNGPVGEAIRDNFAATVEGLPQEEPMFSLSQVPPETFSGFVRRNRSFISVQKGKEKEARIIKDLYARPQTGVIISGENEEELIHVINESSEKLVSAFKQTELKEKQRRMRKSLKDDDKLEEKFGLSLKFPSAYRYAVEEENFVWIRKEIQKGNMEILIYEVPFSQIEADTNTIGNIIKMRDSIGKVHIPGPKPEEGTHMITEEAYAPYLFETEIDGKFAYETRGTWEVKGAFMAGPFLNYAIKDEANNRYLVIEGFVFSPSRGKRDNMFEIDAILQSAKIR
- a CDS encoding lytic transglycosylase domain-containing protein translates to MVKQIILSFIFLLGIGLQAQEEKEGKQVEKANFRVQIFQKVDSSEIILANPDPEFKDKLPISAVIRDSSTVSLEDLPRAAEIDSVWRAQLTNSDLFDTMYKSIREQEYEDEVYKELPTDTLKARLAKLNARTPFNVEYHPVLESVINSYLKRNKKAMERLMALSEYYFPMFEQQLDRYDIPLEIKYLAIVESALNPRAKSWVGATGLWQFMYRTGKEHGLDVSSYVDERMDPQMATEAAAKYLSNLYRTFGDWDLALASYNSGPGNVSKAIRRSGGSNNYWELRRFLPRETAGYVPAFLATLYLFEYADEHKFQPQGPEIAFFETDTIKVKQLITFDQISKVTGVENEMLQFLNPSYKLDVIPFVEDENYMIRLPASVSGAFVSNEAAIYNFAEKDIQTKEKAFPEFVKAEEKIRYRVKSGDYLGRIAERHGVGVSSIKRWNNLRGNNLRIGQYLTIYPRKPNLTTNDAAANASDKNNARTYTVKKGDSLWSISRKFPGITVQNLRVWNDMGTSSLKPGMELKLSKG
- the pgk gene encoding phosphoglycerate kinase, with amino-acid sequence MKTLNDFNFKDKQALIRVDFNVPLDKDLNVTDANRIEAAKPTILKILEDGGSVVLMSHLGRPEGREEKFSLKNIVTKVSEVIGVEPKFVNDCVGEEAKAAADNLKPGEILLLENLRYHKEEKSGDEGFAKQLAEFGDIYVNDAFGTAHRAHASTTIVAKYFDDKCFGYLLEKEIKNLDKVLHSKEKPVTAVLGGAKVSSKITVIENILDKVDHLIIGGGMAYTFILAKGGKIGNSLVEEDKQELALQILKKAEAKNVEVHLPVDSIIADSFSEQATTDVSKITEIPDGWMGLDAGPESIRNFDAVIQKSKIILWNGPLGVFEMEKFSKGTIALGNSIAEATKNGAFSLVGGGDSVAAVKQFGFEDKVSYVSTGGGAMLEMLEGKSLPGIAAIGK